A window of Leclercia adecarboxylata contains these coding sequences:
- the ytfQ gene encoding galactofuranose ABC transporter substrate-binding protein YtfQ, whose product MWKRLLLVTAVSAAMSSMAMAAPLTVGFAQVGSESGWRAAETNVAKSEAEKRGITLKIADGQQKQENQIKAVRSFIAQGVDAIFIAPVVATGWEPVLKEAKDAEIPVFLLDRSIDVKDKSLYMTTVTADNVLEGKLIGEWLVKQVDGKPCNVVELQGTVGASVAIDRKKGFADAISKASNIKIIRSQSGDFTRSKGKEVMESFIKAENNGKNICMVYAHNDDMVIGAIQAIKEAGLKPGTDILTGSIDGVPDIYKAMIDKEANASVELTPNMAGPAFDALEKFKKDGTMPEKVTITKSTLYLPDTAKEELEKKKNMGY is encoded by the coding sequence ATGTGGAAGCGCTTACTTCTTGTCACAGCAGTTTCGGCAGCCATGTCGTCTATGGCGATGGCCGCCCCCTTAACCGTAGGATTCGCGCAAGTCGGCTCAGAGTCCGGCTGGCGCGCCGCTGAAACCAACGTCGCGAAGAGTGAAGCCGAAAAGCGCGGTATCACGCTGAAAATCGCCGATGGTCAGCAAAAACAGGAAAACCAGATCAAAGCGGTACGCTCTTTTATCGCTCAGGGCGTTGACGCCATCTTCATTGCCCCGGTCGTGGCGACAGGCTGGGAACCCGTTTTAAAAGAAGCTAAAGATGCGGAAATTCCGGTCTTCCTGCTCGATCGTTCCATCGATGTAAAAGACAAATCTCTCTATATGACCACCGTCACCGCCGACAACGTGCTGGAAGGTAAATTGATTGGTGAATGGCTGGTGAAACAGGTGGATGGTAAGCCGTGTAACGTGGTTGAGCTGCAGGGTACCGTTGGCGCCAGCGTGGCTATCGACCGTAAGAAAGGCTTTGCCGACGCCATCTCTAAAGCGTCAAACATCAAAATTATCCGTTCTCAGTCCGGCGACTTTACCCGCAGTAAAGGTAAAGAGGTCATGGAAAGCTTTATCAAAGCCGAGAACAACGGCAAGAACATTTGCATGGTTTACGCCCATAACGACGACATGGTGATCGGCGCTATCCAGGCCATTAAAGAAGCGGGCCTGAAGCCGGGCACCGATATCCTGACGGGCTCCATCGACGGCGTACCGGATATCTATAAAGCGATGATCGACAAAGAGGCCAACGCCAGCGTTGAGCTGACGCCAAACATGGCCGGCCCGGCCTTCGACGCGCTGGAAAAATTCAAGAAAGACGGCACCATGCCGGAGAAAGTCACCATCACCAAATCCACGCTCTATCTGCCTGATACCGCTAAAGAAGAGTTAGAGAAGAAGAAAAATATGGGCTACTGA
- the ytfR gene encoding galactofuranose ABC transporter, ATP-binding protein YtfR encodes MTTDQHQEILRTEGLSKYFPGVKALDSVDFSLRRGEIMALLGENGAGKSTLIKALTGVYHADRGTIWLEGHAISPKNTAHAQQLGIGTVYQEVNLLPNMSVADNLFIGREPRRFGFLRRKEMEARATRLMASYGFSLDVREPLNRFSVAMQQIVAICRAIDLSAKVLILDEPTASLDTQEVEMLFTLMRQLRDQGVSLIFVTHFLDQVYEVSDRITVLRNGSFVGCRETRELPQIELVKMMLGRELETNALQRAGRTLLSEKPVAAFKDFGKKGTIAPFDLEVRPGEIVGLAGLLGSGRTETAEVIFGIKPADSGTAMIKGKPQALRSPHQASSLGIGFCPEDRKTDGIIAAASVRENIILALQAQRGWLRPIPRKEQNAIAERFIRQLGIRTPSAEQPIEFLSGGNQQKVLLSRWLLTKPQFLILDEPTRGIDVGAHAEIIRLIETLCADGLALLVISSELEELVGYADRVIIMRDRQQVAEIPLDKLSVPAIMNAIAA; translated from the coding sequence ATGACCACAGACCAACACCAGGAAATCCTCCGCACAGAAGGATTGAGCAAGTACTTCCCCGGCGTAAAAGCGCTGGATAGCGTCGATTTCAGTCTGCGCCGCGGCGAAATCATGGCCCTGCTGGGCGAAAACGGCGCCGGGAAATCCACCCTGATTAAAGCCCTGACCGGTGTCTATCACGCCGATCGCGGCACCATCTGGCTGGAAGGCCACGCTATATCGCCGAAAAATACCGCCCATGCCCAGCAGTTGGGTATCGGGACGGTTTATCAGGAAGTGAACCTGCTGCCGAACATGTCGGTAGCGGATAACCTGTTTATCGGCCGCGAGCCGCGACGTTTTGGTTTTTTGCGCCGCAAAGAGATGGAGGCCCGCGCCACCAGACTAATGGCGTCGTACGGCTTCTCCCTGGACGTGCGCGAGCCGCTGAACCGTTTTTCGGTGGCGATGCAGCAGATTGTTGCCATCTGCCGCGCTATCGATCTCTCCGCCAAAGTGCTGATCCTCGATGAACCCACCGCCAGCCTGGATACTCAGGAGGTGGAGATGCTCTTCACCCTGATGCGCCAGCTGCGCGACCAGGGGGTAAGCCTGATTTTCGTCACCCACTTCCTCGATCAGGTGTATGAGGTGAGCGACCGCATTACCGTCCTGCGTAACGGCAGCTTTGTTGGCTGCCGTGAAACCCGCGAGCTGCCGCAAATCGAGCTGGTCAAAATGATGCTCGGCCGCGAGCTGGAGACCAACGCCCTGCAACGTGCGGGCCGTACCCTGCTCAGCGAGAAACCGGTGGCGGCATTTAAAGACTTCGGCAAGAAAGGCACCATTGCGCCATTTGATCTTGAGGTGCGTCCGGGCGAAATCGTCGGTCTGGCGGGCCTGTTAGGTTCAGGCCGCACCGAAACGGCGGAGGTGATATTCGGGATCAAACCTGCCGACAGCGGTACGGCGATGATCAAAGGCAAACCTCAGGCGCTGCGCTCCCCGCATCAGGCCTCCAGCCTTGGGATCGGCTTTTGCCCGGAAGACAGGAAAACCGACGGCATCATCGCTGCCGCCTCGGTGCGCGAGAATATCATTCTGGCCCTGCAGGCCCAGCGCGGCTGGCTGCGACCCATTCCACGTAAAGAGCAAAACGCCATTGCCGAGCGCTTTATTCGCCAGCTCGGCATCCGTACCCCGAGCGCGGAGCAGCCCATCGAGTTCCTCTCTGGCGGTAACCAGCAGAAGGTGCTGCTGTCGCGCTGGCTGCTGACCAAACCGCAGTTCCTGATCCTCGACGAGCCCACCCGCGGTATCGACGTGGGGGCGCACGCGGAAATTATCCGCCTGATCGAAACCCTCTGCGCCGATGGTCTGGCGCTGCTGGTCATCTCCTCGGAGCTGGAAGAGCTGGTGGGCTATGCGGATCGGGTGATCATCATGCGCGACCGTCAGCAGGTAGCCGAGATCCCGCTGGACAAGCTCTCCGTTCCGGCCATCATGAACGCCATTGCGGCATAA
- the ytfT gene encoding galactofuranose ABC transporter, ATP-binding protein YtfT yields the protein MMPRSLSQTGEPKRRFSWPTGTPQIIALLLVLLVDSLVSPHFYQIILQDGRLFGSPIDILNRAAPVALLAIGMTLVIATGGIDLSVGAVMAIAGATAASMTVAGHSLPVVLLVTLGTGVLAGLWNGILVAILKIQPFVATLILMVAGRGVAQLITSGQIVTFNAPNLAWIGSGSLLFFPTPVIIVVVTLIAFWLFTRKTALGMFIEAVGINIRAAKNAGVSTRLMVMLTYVLSGVCAAIAGIIVAADIRGADANNAGLWLELDAILAVVIGGGSLMGGRFNLLLSVIGALIIQGMNTGILLSGFPPELNQVVKAVVVLCVLIVQSPRFISLIKGMRGHDKT from the coding sequence GTGATGCCACGTTCACTTTCTCAGACCGGCGAGCCGAAGCGCCGCTTCAGCTGGCCCACCGGCACGCCGCAAATCATTGCGCTGCTACTGGTATTGCTGGTGGATAGCCTCGTTTCACCGCACTTTTATCAGATTATCCTTCAGGATGGCCGCCTGTTCGGCAGTCCGATTGATATTTTAAACCGCGCCGCCCCGGTGGCCCTGCTGGCAATCGGCATGACCCTGGTGATCGCCACCGGCGGTATCGACCTGTCGGTGGGGGCAGTGATGGCCATTGCGGGCGCGACGGCGGCCTCGATGACCGTGGCCGGACACAGCCTGCCGGTGGTGCTGCTGGTGACGCTGGGCACCGGCGTACTGGCGGGGCTGTGGAACGGCATCCTGGTGGCGATCCTCAAAATCCAGCCCTTCGTCGCCACCCTGATTTTAATGGTGGCCGGACGCGGGGTGGCACAGCTGATCACCTCCGGGCAGATCGTCACCTTCAACGCCCCGAATCTGGCGTGGATTGGCAGCGGCTCGCTGCTGTTCTTCCCGACGCCGGTAATTATCGTGGTGGTCACCCTGATCGCCTTCTGGCTGTTCACCCGCAAAACCGCTCTCGGGATGTTTATCGAAGCGGTGGGGATCAACATTCGCGCCGCGAAAAACGCCGGGGTCAGTACCCGCCTGATGGTAATGCTGACCTACGTCTTAAGCGGAGTATGTGCCGCCATTGCCGGGATCATTGTCGCCGCGGATATTCGCGGCGCGGATGCCAACAACGCCGGTCTGTGGCTGGAGCTGGATGCCATTCTGGCGGTGGTGATTGGCGGCGGGTCGCTGATGGGCGGGCGCTTCAACCTGCTGCTGTCGGTGATTGGCGCGCTGATTATCCAGGGGATGAACACCGGCATTCTGCTGTCCGGTTTCCCGCCGGAACTCAACCAGGTGGTGAAAGCGGTGGTGGTGCTCTGCGTGCTCATCGTGCAGTCGCCGCGCTTTATCAGTCTCATTAAGGGGATGCGTGGTCATGATAAAACGTAA
- the yjfF gene encoding galactofuranose ABC transporter, permease protein YjfF has protein sequence MIKRNLPLMITLGVFVLGYLYCLTQFPGFASTRVICNILTDNAFLGIIAVGMTFVILSGGIDLSVGSVIAFTGVFLAKAIGYWGISPLLAFPLVLAMGCAFGAFMGLLIDALKIPAFIITLAGMFFLRGVSYLVSEESIPINHPVYDTLSSLAWKIPGGGRLSILGLVMLGVVVMGIFLAHRTRFGNEVYAIGGSATSANLMGISTRSTTIRIYMLSTGLATLAGIVFSIYTQAGYALAGVGVELDAIASVVIGGTLLSGGVGTVLGTLFGVAIQGLIQTYINFDGTLSSWWTKIAIGILLFIFIALQRGLTVLWENRQSSPVTRVNITTSKG, from the coding sequence ATGATAAAACGTAATTTACCGCTCATGATAACCCTGGGCGTGTTTGTGCTGGGGTATCTCTACTGCCTGACGCAGTTCCCCGGTTTTGCATCGACGCGGGTGATCTGCAACATTCTGACCGATAACGCCTTTCTCGGGATTATCGCCGTTGGCATGACCTTCGTGATCCTTTCCGGCGGGATCGACCTCTCCGTCGGCTCGGTGATCGCCTTTACCGGCGTCTTCCTGGCAAAAGCGATTGGCTACTGGGGGATCTCCCCGCTGCTCGCCTTCCCGCTGGTGCTGGCGATGGGCTGTGCCTTTGGCGCCTTTATGGGGCTGCTGATCGACGCCCTGAAAATTCCGGCGTTTATTATCACCCTCGCGGGGATGTTCTTCCTGCGCGGCGTCAGCTATCTGGTGTCGGAAGAGTCGATCCCGATTAACCATCCGGTGTATGACACCCTCTCCAGCCTGGCGTGGAAAATCCCCGGTGGCGGCCGCCTGAGTATTCTCGGTTTAGTGATGCTGGGCGTGGTGGTGATGGGTATTTTCCTCGCCCACCGCACCCGTTTCGGCAATGAAGTGTATGCCATCGGCGGCAGCGCGACATCGGCGAACCTGATGGGGATCTCCACCCGCAGCACCACCATCCGGATCTATATGCTTTCTACCGGGCTGGCGACGCTGGCGGGGATTGTCTTCTCCATCTATACCCAGGCGGGCTACGCGCTGGCAGGCGTTGGCGTAGAGCTGGACGCCATTGCCTCGGTGGTGATTGGCGGCACGCTGCTCAGCGGCGGGGTCGGCACGGTGCTGGGCACGCTGTTCGGGGTGGCGATCCAGGGGCTGATCCAGACCTACATTAATTTCGACGGCACCCTGAGCTCGTGGTGGACCAAGATTGCGATTGGCATTCTGTTGTTCATCTTTATTGCCCTGCAGCGCGGCCTGACCGTACTCTGGGAGAACCGCCAGAGCTCGCCTGTCACACGGGTGAACATCACGACCAGCAAGGGATAA
- a CDS encoding methyl-accepting chemotaxis protein, with translation MLKTLSIRTGLLSLLAVMTLLLLLVSGIGIYALTQSSSSLQRINHLQGEQLVQLNSGYTLILRARNEAGQAVRMMEVGLLDDAAKSVKNINDEIKQAQTTLKSVIDSGVNDPEGEQLLKKVAASLAAYNAQGIVPMQNALNAQNADDYYDLLENRLVPVARQFDNDMQAFQTWSDARGKAEVAAVQASKNRVMLLIIVAALLTAGIIVLAWLALRHMLLKPLSTSIAQLEHVAAGDLTHASPAPASQEFNRLNAAIEEMRQSLMGSVLRVRDASSQIDTGSRELTAGNMHLAQRTESTATSLEQTAASMEELTATVKQNAHNAEQAHQVAKTMSDTADRGSEMVCYVIEKMRDISGSADRIADILSVIDGIAFQTNILALNASVEAARAGEQGRGFAVVAGEVRILASRSADAAKEIRTLISDSQSHVSEGSELAQQAGETMDEIATEVMRMTRLMREIANASHEQSRGIEQVNIAVNQMDETAQQNAALVQQSSAATRSLEEQSRELIEAMSSFKLSLQQA, from the coding sequence ATGCTGAAAACGCTATCGATTCGTACCGGCTTGCTTTCGTTACTGGCCGTCATGACCCTCCTGCTGCTGCTCGTCAGCGGTATTGGCATTTATGCCCTCACCCAGAGTTCCTCCTCACTGCAGCGCATTAATCACCTTCAGGGTGAGCAGCTGGTGCAGCTCAATTCGGGCTACACCCTGATCCTGCGCGCGCGCAACGAGGCGGGGCAGGCCGTGCGCATGATGGAGGTGGGCCTGCTGGATGACGCCGCCAAATCGGTGAAGAACATCAATGACGAAATCAAACAGGCGCAAACCACGCTGAAAAGCGTGATCGATAGCGGCGTGAACGATCCCGAAGGGGAACAGCTGCTGAAGAAGGTTGCCGCGAGCCTGGCGGCCTATAACGCCCAGGGGATCGTGCCAATGCAGAATGCCCTGAATGCGCAGAATGCGGATGACTATTACGATCTGCTGGAGAACCGTCTGGTGCCGGTGGCGCGTCAGTTTGACAACGACATGCAGGCCTTCCAGACCTGGAGTGACGCCCGCGGCAAAGCCGAAGTTGCCGCGGTGCAGGCGAGTAAAAATCGGGTGATGCTGCTGATTATCGTCGCCGCGCTGCTGACCGCCGGCATTATCGTGCTGGCCTGGCTGGCGCTGCGCCATATGCTGCTCAAGCCGCTCTCCACCTCTATCGCCCAGCTCGAGCACGTGGCCGCCGGGGATCTGACCCATGCTTCGCCAGCCCCTGCCAGCCAGGAGTTTAACCGCCTGAACGCCGCCATCGAGGAGATGCGCCAGTCGCTGATGGGCTCGGTGCTGCGGGTGCGCGACGCCAGCTCGCAAATCGACACCGGCAGCCGGGAGCTGACCGCAGGCAACATGCACCTTGCCCAGCGTACGGAATCCACCGCCACCTCGCTGGAGCAGACCGCCGCCAGCATGGAAGAGCTCACCGCCACGGTAAAACAGAATGCCCATAACGCCGAACAGGCGCATCAGGTGGCGAAGACGATGTCGGATACCGCCGATCGCGGCAGCGAAATGGTGTGCTACGTGATTGAGAAGATGCGCGACATCTCCGGCAGCGCTGACCGTATCGCCGATATTCTCAGCGTCATCGACGGTATCGCCTTCCAGACCAATATCCTGGCGCTGAATGCTTCGGTCGAGGCCGCCCGCGCGGGTGAGCAGGGGCGTGGGTTTGCGGTCGTGGCCGGAGAAGTGCGTATCCTCGCCAGCCGGAGCGCCGATGCGGCAAAAGAGATCCGCACTCTGATTAGCGATTCACAGTCACACGTCAGCGAAGGCAGCGAGCTGGCCCAGCAGGCGGGGGAAACGATGGATGAGATCGCTACCGAAGTGATGCGCATGACCCGCCTGATGCGTGAGATCGCCAACGCGTCGCACGAGCAGAGTCGTGGTATTGAGCAGGTAAATATTGCGGTCAATCAGATGGATGAAACCGCGCAGCAAAACGCGGCGCTGGTGCAGCAATCTTCGGCGGCGACGCGCTCGCTGGAAGAGCAATCCCGCGAGCTTATCGAGGCGATGTCGTCGTTTAAACTGTCGCTGCAACAGGCATAG
- a CDS encoding LysR family transcriptional regulator, translating into MKNFSRSTTGIDLNLIPVFIEVVRCGSMAKASLRLEMSRPAVSLALKRFGVLFKAPLFTRKGLYLEPTPYALHLAAEMEKLLGLIHDHIASAPSWGESVPAPVTPGQGDAMPVAATV; encoded by the coding sequence ATGAAAAACTTCTCTCGCTCAACGACGGGCATCGATCTCAATCTGATCCCGGTCTTTATTGAAGTTGTCAGGTGCGGGAGCATGGCCAAAGCCTCTTTACGCCTGGAGATGTCCAGACCCGCCGTGAGCCTGGCGCTGAAACGCTTTGGTGTGCTTTTTAAGGCCCCGCTTTTTACCCGCAAAGGCCTGTATCTTGAGCCAACGCCCTATGCGCTGCACCTGGCCGCTGAGATGGAAAAGCTGCTGGGCTTGATCCACGACCATATTGCCAGCGCGCCCTCCTGGGGGGAGAGCGTCCCGGCGCCTGTGACACCGGGACAGGGTGATGCTATGCCTGTTGCAGCGACAGTTTAA
- the fbp gene encoding class 1 fructose-bisphosphatase — protein sequence MKTLGEFIVEKQHEFSHATGELTALLSAIKLGAKIIHRDINKAGLVDILGASGAENVQGEVQQKLDLFANEKLKAALRARDIVAGIASEEEDEIVVFEGCEHAKYVVLMDPLDGSSNIDVNVSVGTIFSIYRRVTPVGTPVTEEDFLQPGNKQVAAGYVVYGSSTMLVYTTGCGVHAFTYDPSLGVFCLCQERMRYPQKGSTYSINEGNYIKFPAGVKKYIKFCQEEDKSTQRPYTSRYIGSLVADFHRNLLKGGIYLYPSTASHPEGKLRLLYECNPMAFLAEQAGGKASDGKERIMDIIPESLHQRRSFFVGNDHMVEDVERFIREYPDA from the coding sequence ATGAAAACGTTAGGTGAATTTATTGTCGAAAAGCAGCACGAGTTCTCGCATGCTACCGGTGAGCTCACTGCTTTGTTGTCGGCAATAAAGCTGGGCGCCAAGATCATCCACCGCGATATCAATAAGGCCGGTCTGGTCGATATCCTGGGTGCCAGCGGTGCTGAAAACGTGCAGGGCGAAGTTCAACAGAAACTCGATCTGTTCGCGAACGAAAAACTGAAAGCTGCACTGCGCGCACGCGACATCGTTGCGGGTATCGCCTCGGAAGAAGAAGATGAAATTGTCGTCTTTGAAGGGTGTGAACACGCGAAGTATGTCGTACTGATGGATCCGCTGGATGGCTCCTCCAACATCGACGTTAACGTCTCTGTCGGCACCATTTTCTCCATTTATCGTCGTGTCACCCCTGTCGGCACGCCGGTGACTGAAGAAGATTTCCTGCAGCCGGGCAACAAGCAGGTTGCGGCGGGCTATGTGGTGTACGGCTCCTCCACCATGCTGGTGTACACCACCGGCTGTGGCGTGCATGCCTTCACCTACGATCCGTCGCTGGGCGTGTTCTGCCTGTGCCAGGAGCGCATGCGCTATCCGCAGAAAGGCAGCACTTATTCCATCAACGAAGGGAACTACATTAAATTCCCGGCGGGTGTGAAAAAGTACATTAAATTCTGCCAGGAAGAGGATAAATCCACCCAGCGCCCTTATACCTCGCGTTACATCGGCTCTCTGGTGGCGGATTTCCACCGCAACCTGCTGAAAGGCGGCATCTACCTCTATCCAAGCACCGCCAGCCACCCGGAAGGCAAGCTGCGTCTGCTATATGAGTGCAACCCGATGGCCTTCCTCGCCGAGCAGGCGGGCGGTAAAGCCAGCGACGGCAAAGAGCGGATTATGGATATCATTCCTGAAAGCCTGCACCAGCGTCGTTCGTTCTTCGTTGGTAACGACCATATGGTTGAAGACGTCGAACGTTTTATCCGCGAATACCCGGATGCCTGA
- the mpl gene encoding UDP-N-acetylmuramate:L-alanyl-gamma-D-glutamyl-meso-diaminopimelate ligase gives MRIHILGICGTFMGGLAMLARALGHEVTGSDANVYPPMSTLLENQGIDLIQGYDASQLEPQPDLVIIGNAMTRGNPCVEAVLERNIPYMSGPQWLHDFVLRDRWVLAVAGTHGKTTTAGMATWILEACGYKPGFVIGGVPGNFDVSARLGESPFFVIEADEYDCAFFDKRSKFVHYCPRTLILNNLEFDHADIFDDLKAIQKQFHHLVRIVPGQGRIILPENDINLKQTLAMGCWSEQELVGEQGHWQAKKLTNDASQWEVLLDGEKVGEVNWALVGEHNMHNGLMAIAAARHVGVLPADAASALGSFINARRRLELRGEAHGVTVYDDFAHHPTAILATLAALRGKVGGTARILAVLEPRSNTMKMGVCKDDLAPSLGRADEVFLLQPQHIPWQVAEVAEACVQPAHWSADVDTLAEMVVKTAQPGDHILVMSNGGFGGIHQKLLDGLAKKAEATL, from the coding sequence ATGCGCATTCATATATTGGGGATTTGTGGCACTTTCATGGGCGGCCTGGCTATGCTGGCGCGCGCTCTTGGCCATGAGGTGACAGGTTCGGACGCCAATGTGTATCCGCCGATGAGCACGCTGCTGGAAAACCAGGGCATCGATTTGATTCAGGGTTACGACGCCAGCCAGCTGGAACCGCAGCCGGATCTGGTGATCATCGGTAACGCCATGACCCGTGGTAATCCCTGCGTAGAAGCCGTGCTGGAAAGGAATATTCCCTACATGTCAGGCCCGCAGTGGCTGCATGATTTTGTCCTGCGCGATCGCTGGGTGCTGGCCGTTGCCGGTACTCACGGTAAAACCACCACCGCCGGTATGGCGACCTGGATCCTCGAAGCCTGCGGCTACAAGCCGGGCTTTGTGATCGGCGGCGTACCGGGCAATTTCGACGTCTCAGCCCGTCTGGGCGAGAGCCCGTTTTTTGTCATCGAAGCAGACGAATACGACTGCGCGTTCTTTGATAAACGCTCCAAATTTGTCCACTACTGCCCGCGCACGCTGATCCTCAACAACCTTGAGTTCGACCACGCGGACATTTTCGACGACCTGAAAGCGATTCAAAAACAGTTCCACCATCTGGTGCGCATCGTGCCGGGCCAGGGGCGGATCATTCTGCCGGAAAATGACATCAACCTGAAGCAGACCCTGGCGATGGGGTGCTGGAGCGAGCAGGAGCTGGTGGGCGAGCAGGGCCACTGGCAGGCGAAAAAGCTGACCAACGATGCCTCTCAATGGGAAGTGTTGCTGGATGGCGAAAAAGTCGGGGAAGTGAACTGGGCGTTGGTCGGCGAACACAACATGCATAACGGCCTGATGGCGATTGCCGCGGCCCGTCATGTGGGCGTGCTGCCCGCCGATGCGGCCAGTGCGCTGGGCTCATTTATCAATGCCCGTCGCCGTCTTGAGTTGCGCGGCGAAGCCCATGGCGTGACGGTGTATGACGATTTTGCCCATCACCCGACCGCGATCCTGGCCACCCTGGCGGCCCTGCGCGGCAAAGTGGGCGGCACGGCACGCATTCTGGCCGTACTGGAACCACGCTCCAACACCATGAAGATGGGGGTCTGCAAAGACGATCTGGCGCCCTCTCTGGGCCGTGCAGATGAGGTCTTCCTGCTGCAGCCGCAGCACATTCCGTGGCAGGTTGCGGAAGTGGCCGAAGCCTGCGTCCAGCCAGCGCACTGGAGCGCTGATGTGGATACGTTAGCGGAAATGGTGGTGAAAACCGCACAGCCTGGCGATCACATCCTGGTGATGAGTAACGGCGGGTTTGGTGGGATCCATCAGAAGCTGCTGGACGGTCTGGCGAAAAAAGCGGAAGCGACGCTGTAA
- a CDS encoding DUF5862 family protein yields MKDSEMRELNAVELSTVGGAADLTREQRLIGALWGILDGGLTGAAVAGKVSGSGSFITGAINQLVSAAIGFVSCGFSCGVEGFNNGRDAAAVWAAEYRASYGGANQGFASV; encoded by the coding sequence ATGAAGGATTCTGAAATGCGTGAATTAAATGCAGTAGAGTTAAGTACAGTAGGCGGTGCAGCTGATTTAACGAGGGAACAACGTTTAATCGGTGCGCTCTGGGGTATACTGGACGGCGGCCTGACCGGCGCAGCGGTGGCCGGCAAGGTAAGTGGTTCTGGCAGCTTTATTACCGGCGCTATTAACCAGCTGGTTTCAGCGGCAATCGGTTTTGTCAGCTGCGGTTTTTCTTGTGGCGTTGAAGGCTTCAACAACGGCCGCGATGCAGCAGCAGTCTGGGCCGCTGAATACCGCGCATCCTACGGCGGCGCCAACCAGGGCTTTGCTTCCGTTTAA
- a CDS encoding DUF5862 family protein has protein sequence MRELNAMDMSFVTGAGEMTMDERVQGAIWGAMDGILTGVAIGGKVSGAGGFIAGAVNQLVSAIIGIVGGGLFGAVGGFLYGRDEIKVVAQNYRETFGSASQAFGTI, from the coding sequence ATGCGTGAATTAAATGCTATGGATATGAGTTTTGTTACCGGTGCTGGTGAAATGACCATGGATGAACGTGTTCAGGGTGCAATCTGGGGTGCGATGGATGGCATCCTGACCGGCGTTGCAATCGGCGGTAAAGTGAGTGGTGCTGGCGGTTTCATCGCGGGTGCGGTTAACCAGCTGGTTTCCGCCATCATTGGTATTGTGGGCGGTGGTCTTTTTGGCGCTGTCGGTGGCTTCCTGTACGGCCGTGACGAAATCAAGGTCGTTGCTCAGAACTACCGTGAAACCTTCGGTAGCGCGAGCCAGGCGTTTGGTACTATCTAA
- a CDS encoding DUF5862 family protein, translated as MRELNAMDMSFVTGAGEMTMDERVQGAIWGAMDGILTGVAIGGKVSGAGGFIAGAVNQLVSAIIGIVGGGIFGAVGGFLYGRDEIKVVAQNYRETFGSASQAFGTI; from the coding sequence ATGCGTGAATTAAATGCTATGGATATGAGCTTCGTTACCGGTGCAGGTGAAATGACTATGGATGAACGTGTTCAGGGTGCAATCTGGGGTGCGATGGATGGCATCCTGACCGGCGTTGCAATCGGCGGTAAAGTGAGTGGTGCTGGCGGTTTCATCGCGGGTGCGGTTAACCAGCTGGTTTCCGCCATTATTGGCATTGTGGGCGGCGGCATTTTTGGTGCGGTCGGTGGCTTCCTGTACGGCCGTGACGAAATCAAGGTCGTTGCTCAGAACTACCGTGAAACCTTCGGTAGCGCGAGCCAGGCGTTTGGTACTATTTAA
- the yjgA gene encoding ribosome biogenesis factor YjgA, whose protein sequence is MTKQPEDWLDDVPGDDIEDEDDEIIWVSKSEIKRDAEELKQLGAEMVELGKNALDKIPLDPDLRAAIELAQRIKKEGRRRQLQLIGKLLRQRDVDPIRQALDKLKNRHNQQVALFHKLEQIRDRLIDNGDDALAEVLNLWPDADRQQLRTLIRNAKKEKEGNKPPKSARLIFQYLRELAEAE, encoded by the coding sequence ATGACTAAGCAGCCCGAAGACTGGCTCGACGACGTTCCCGGTGATGACATCGAAGACGAAGATGATGAGATCATCTGGGTCAGTAAAAGTGAAATTAAACGCGACGCCGAAGAGTTAAAACAGCTTGGTGCGGAAATGGTAGAGCTGGGTAAAAACGCGCTGGATAAAATCCCGCTCGACCCCGATCTGCGTGCCGCCATCGAACTGGCACAACGCATCAAGAAAGAGGGCCGCCGTCGCCAGCTTCAGTTGATTGGTAAACTGCTGCGTCAGCGCGATGTGGATCCGATCCGCCAGGCGCTGGATAAGCTGAAAAACCGCCACAACCAGCAGGTTGCGCTGTTCCATAAGCTCGAGCAGATCCGCGATCGCCTTATTGATAATGGTGATGACGCCCTGGCGGAAGTGCTGAACCTGTGGCCGGACGCTGACCGCCAGCAGCTGCGTACGCTTATCCGTAACGCGAAGAAAGAGAAAGAAGGGAACAAGCCGCCAAAATCCGCACGACTGATTTTCCAGTATCTGCGCGAACTGGCGGAAGCGGAGTAA